One Staphylococcus simiae genomic region harbors:
- a CDS encoding DM13 domain-containing protein, which yields MNTKYFFAAGAIATVLSLSACGNSNNDNHSDNKTKNEDTNIKTDTSKHLTGTFSSKNGEKVEGKAEIKDGKLMLTDYKSSKGPDLHVYLTKNGDIKNGKEISTVDYDKKTQTFDLKHVDLNKYNEVTIYCKKAHVIFGGAKLK from the coding sequence ATGAATACTAAATATTTCTTTGCAGCAGGAGCAATTGCAACCGTATTATCTTTATCAGCATGTGGTAATTCAAATAATGACAATCATTCTGACAACAAAACTAAAAATGAAGATACAAATATCAAAACAGATACATCAAAACATTTAACGGGTACTTTCTCATCTAAAAATGGAGAAAAAGTTGAAGGAAAAGCTGAAATTAAAGATGGTAAATTAATGTTAACAGATTACAAATCTTCAAAAGGTCCAGACTTACATGTCTATTTGACTAAAAATGGAGATATTAAAAATGGTAAAGAAATTTCAACTGTAGATTATGATAAAAAAACTCAAACTTTCGACTTAAAACATGTTGATTTGAATAAATACAACGAAGTTACGATTTACTGTAAAAAAGCACATGTTATTTTCGGTGGAGCTAAATTAAAATAA
- the queE gene encoding 7-carboxy-7-deazaguanine synthase QueE gives MAKVPVLEIFGPTIQGEGRVIGRKTMFVRTAGCDYRCSWCDSAFTWDGSAKDDIQLMTAEEIYDQLVKVGGDRFNHVTISDGNPALIKGIQELVDLFDAKGIVSALETQGSKFQPWMTQIDDLTISPKPPSSSMTPDLAKLDEVISQCVKSSLNLKVVIFDDNDFDFAKMIHHRYPDIPFYLQVGNPYLADNVENHTAKLLHRYEQLVDMVIDSNDMNDVYVLPQLHTLLWSNMKGV, from the coding sequence ATGGCTAAAGTTCCAGTATTAGAAATATTCGGACCAACAATTCAAGGTGAAGGTCGTGTTATTGGGCGTAAAACCATGTTTGTCAGAACTGCAGGTTGTGATTATCGTTGTAGTTGGTGCGATTCAGCATTTACATGGGATGGCAGTGCAAAAGATGATATTCAATTGATGACTGCTGAAGAAATATATGATCAATTAGTCAAAGTTGGTGGAGATAGATTTAACCATGTAACTATTTCTGACGGCAACCCCGCTTTAATTAAAGGTATACAAGAATTGGTCGATTTATTTGACGCCAAAGGTATTGTTTCTGCTCTTGAAACGCAAGGTAGTAAATTTCAACCATGGATGACACAGATTGATGATTTAACGATTAGCCCTAAACCTCCAAGTTCTTCAATGACACCAGATTTAGCAAAATTAGACGAAGTTATTTCACAATGTGTCAAGTCATCATTAAATCTAAAAGTTGTTATTTTTGATGATAATGACTTTGATTTTGCCAAAATGATTCATCATCGTTATCCAGACATTCCTTTTTATCTTCAAGTAGGTAATCCCTATTTAGCTGATAACGTTGAAAACCATACAGCTAAATTATTACACAGATATGAACAATTAGTTGATATGGTCATCGATAGCAATGATATGAATGATGTTTATGTATTACCACAACTACATACATTATTGTGGAGTAATATGAAAGGTGTTTAA
- the queD gene encoding 6-carboxytetrahydropterin synthase QueD, with the protein MLQQIYPSTDHPFQFELNKDFNFSAAHFIPSQDAGKCMRTHGHTYFVNLTIAGDELDHNGFLVNFSYLKKLIHDQFDHDLLNQLPAFEGQTPSTEVVAQKIYSIVQEELNTRDNHPQCVQVYLRETPTSYVVFRPKERKQYHG; encoded by the coding sequence ATGCTACAACAAATTTATCCAAGTACTGATCACCCTTTTCAATTTGAACTTAATAAAGATTTTAATTTTTCTGCTGCTCATTTTATTCCTAGTCAAGATGCTGGCAAATGTATGCGTACTCATGGACATACTTATTTTGTAAACTTGACTATTGCTGGTGATGAATTAGATCATAATGGTTTTTTAGTTAATTTTAGTTATTTAAAAAAATTAATTCATGATCAATTTGACCATGATTTATTAAATCAATTACCTGCCTTTGAAGGTCAGACACCTTCTACTGAAGTAGTAGCACAAAAAATATATAGTATCGTACAAGAAGAATTAAATACTAGAGACAATCACCCACAATGTGTTCAAGTATATTTACGTGAAACACCAACAAGTTACGTTGTATTTAGACCAAAGGAGCGTAAACAATACCATGGCTAA
- the queC gene encoding 7-cyano-7-deazaguanine synthase QueC: MTESVLQNEKALVVFSGGQDSTTCLFYAKKHFKDVELVTFNYGQRHDSEIEVAKQIAEEQCLKHHVLDMSLLSQLTPNALTNHDMEISNNEDGIPNTFVPARNLLFLSFAGALAYQIDAKHIITGVCETDFSGYPDCRDNFIKSMNVTLSLAMDRDFVIHTPLMWLDKAATWELSDELGVLDYIRNNTITCYNGVIGDGCGKCPSCQLRQRGLTQYLERKGAK, encoded by the coding sequence ATGACAGAAAGCGTATTGCAAAATGAAAAAGCACTCGTAGTATTTAGTGGCGGTCAAGATAGTACAACTTGCTTATTTTATGCTAAAAAACATTTTAAAGATGTCGAACTCGTAACGTTTAATTATGGACAAAGACACGATAGCGAAATTGAAGTTGCCAAACAAATAGCTGAAGAACAATGTTTAAAACACCATGTTTTAGATATGTCATTATTGTCTCAACTTACACCTAATGCTTTAACTAATCATGATATGGAAATCAGTAATAATGAAGATGGTATCCCTAATACTTTTGTCCCTGCCCGCAACTTATTATTCTTATCTTTCGCTGGAGCGTTAGCTTATCAAATTGATGCCAAACATATCATTACCGGTGTGTGTGAAACAGATTTTTCTGGTTACCCAGATTGTCGTGATAACTTTATTAAATCTATGAATGTTACTTTAAGTCTTGCTATGGACAGGGACTTTGTCATCCATACACCTCTTATGTGGCTAGACAAAGCTGCTACATGGGAACTTAGTGATGAATTAGGTGTCTTAGATTATATTCGTAACAACACGATTACTTGTTATAACGGTGTTATTGGTGATGGTTGTGGTAAATGCCCATCATGTCAGTTACGTCAACGTGGTTTAACACAATATCTAGAAAGAAAAGGAGCTAAATAA
- a CDS encoding anthranilate synthase component II, producing the protein MIIVIDNNDSFTYNLIDYFATQTKENIEVISINELSLSYLQHHIPSAIVISPGPGKPEDYPILYDVLSMFANDIPILGVCLGFQILYTYFGGDVICNNYPVHGETTAIQHNNHGLFQGLPQDFNAMRYHSLMADIETLPPDIIVTARNKDNVIMGIAHNYLPLYGLQYHPESILSEFGHEQIKLFLQEVEHADDDNI; encoded by the coding sequence ATGATTATAGTTATAGATAACAATGATTCATTTACATATAATTTAATAGACTATTTTGCTACTCAAACTAAAGAAAATATTGAAGTCATATCAATTAATGAACTATCACTATCTTATCTACAACATCATATACCAAGTGCTATTGTTATTTCACCTGGACCGGGTAAGCCAGAAGATTATCCTATTTTGTATGATGTATTATCAATGTTTGCTAATGATATCCCAATTCTAGGTGTCTGTTTAGGGTTTCAAATTTTATATACATATTTTGGTGGAGATGTTATATGTAATAATTATCCTGTGCATGGTGAAACAACAGCTATTCAACATAATAATCATGGATTATTTCAAGGGTTACCACAAGACTTTAATGCTATGAGATATCATTCATTAATGGCTGATATTGAAACATTGCCTCCAGATATCATTGTTACAGCCCGAAATAAAGATAATGTGATTATGGGAATTGCTCATAATTATTTACCATTATATGGTTTGCAATATCACCCAGAGTCCATTCTTAGTGAATTTGGACATGAACAGATTAAATTGTTTTTGCAGGAGGTAGAGCACGCTGATGACGATAATATTTAA
- a CDS encoding chorismate-binding protein yields the protein MTIIFNYRYYINEDDYETYHLTCHEYVNKCVAQSLASVAEVVNFAEQQQRLGRYVAMYLSYEAAQHFNANMATYNLQQDEVYAVAYSFDKVEWQPSDNSHKVIRKPKHQFAFETSQLTMMNNIKQIQQAIVEGNTYQVNYTTRLVDRIIYPISELYYNLTQESNGNYTVLMDTDEVKVASISPELFFQKGDFKSQSNMIVSKPMKGTMPRGKTAQEDEKNYKTLANSTKDQAENVMIVDLLRNDISRIAKQGTIAVYKLFFIEQYKTVFQMTSMVCGQLFNNQQLHHILTALFPCGSITGAPKLNTMKYIRSLETSVRSIYCGTIGLLLPTRDARMIFNIPIRTIEYRNNQAIYGVGAGITINSVAEDEVQEFYDKTKLLEML from the coding sequence ATGACGATAATATTTAATTACCGCTATTATATTAATGAAGACGACTATGAAACTTATCATTTAACATGTCATGAATATGTTAATAAATGTGTTGCTCAATCATTGGCATCGGTTGCAGAAGTTGTAAACTTTGCTGAACAGCAACAACGACTTGGAAGATATGTTGCAATGTATCTTAGTTATGAAGCGGCTCAACATTTTAATGCCAATATGGCCACATATAATTTACAGCAGGATGAAGTATATGCTGTAGCCTATAGCTTTGACAAAGTGGAATGGCAACCAAGTGATAATAGCCATAAAGTCATACGTAAGCCTAAACATCAATTTGCTTTTGAAACGTCACAATTAACTATGATGAATAATATTAAGCAGATTCAACAAGCTATTGTTGAAGGAAATACTTATCAAGTTAATTATACGACGAGATTAGTTGATCGTATCATTTATCCAATCTCTGAATTGTATTATAATTTAACACAAGAAAGTAACGGTAATTATACAGTACTAATGGACACTGATGAAGTTAAAGTTGCTTCCATTTCTCCGGAGTTATTTTTTCAAAAAGGAGACTTTAAAAGTCAAAGCAACATGATAGTAAGTAAACCAATGAAAGGTACTATGCCAAGAGGAAAAACAGCTCAAGAAGATGAAAAGAACTATAAAACATTGGCAAATTCAACGAAGGATCAAGCAGAGAATGTCATGATTGTTGATTTATTACGTAACGATATTTCTAGAATTGCTAAACAAGGAACTATTGCAGTATATAAATTATTTTTTATAGAACAGTATAAGACAGTTTTTCAAATGACTTCGATGGTGTGTGGCCAACTTTTTAACAATCAACAATTACATCATATTTTGACTGCGCTATTTCCATGCGGTTCGATTACAGGTGCACCTAAATTAAATACGATGAAATACATTCGCTCATTAGAAACTTCCGTGAGATCGATATACTGTGGGACAATAGGATTATTATTACCTACACGAGATGCGAGGATGATTTTCAATATTCCAATTCGCACGATTGAGTATCGCAATAATCAAGCTATATACGGTGTTGGTGCAGGTATCACAATAAATTCTGTAGCCGAGGATGAAGTGCAAGAATTTTATGATAAAACGAAGCTTTTGGAGATGTTATAA
- a CDS encoding aminotransferase class IV, whose product MQLFETMKIDHGDIPRLEYHTQRIQQSSQQLGFTFNLEDWNNLISLLKVNYVQGIYRLKISLNRQGEFDYIAAPVAYKEMFTAQFEKASQHVPREIVTNKTTNRKHLAHMHMTDLILLYDNKGKILEFDIGNIVIEENGMWYTPIYEEDFLKGCMRQQLIDNEQVQEKNYFKNDLIKKIKSDTVRIYLINSLREVAEVSINI is encoded by the coding sequence ATGCAATTATTTGAAACAATGAAAATAGACCATGGGGATATTCCAAGATTGGAATATCATACACAACGTATACAACAGTCAAGTCAGCAATTAGGCTTTACATTTAATCTTGAAGATTGGAACAATTTGATATCATTATTAAAAGTAAACTATGTACAAGGAATTTATCGTTTAAAAATTTCATTGAATAGACAAGGTGAGTTTGATTATATAGCTGCACCGGTAGCATATAAGGAAATGTTTACAGCTCAATTTGAAAAGGCAAGTCAGCATGTACCAAGGGAAATTGTTACAAACAAGACAACTAATAGAAAGCATTTAGCACATATGCATATGACAGATTTAATATTACTATATGATAATAAAGGGAAAATATTAGAATTTGATATTGGTAATATAGTTATAGAAGAGAATGGTATGTGGTATACACCAATCTATGAAGAAGACTTTTTAAAAGGATGTATGCGACAACAATTAATCGATAATGAACAAGTACAAGAGAAAAATTACTTCAAAAACGATTTAATTAAAAAAATAAAAAGTGACACAGTTCGCATATATCTTATTAATAGCTTAAGAGAGGTTGCCGAGGTCAGTATTAACATTTAA